In Drosophila simulans strain w501 chromosome 3R, Prin_Dsim_3.1, whole genome shotgun sequence, a single window of DNA contains:
- the LOC6728953 gene encoding uncharacterized protein LOC6728953 codes for MIGKALLLLGCVLLFAFGEAHQELETLLQKQQVDLQLSGEEVAALRPLYLEFQAQYNYLYSLRLQSGDGSDQNPTEEPELDTNYVRAFEDFRNKFSIYLDEKPRVVYDTKLPTVDEIMGKPSPDFTPDQRAEFEDLREIIQDVIDEAQFGIDDLVERAIQLETNLLKLNKPKIVTAAIAGLGYMWNYWGRGSQAAYCSYSLVPEFQIGLQAINDGVDCYSRTMALVMRIQNETVAAVKEVKRNVSSLVKIYKKIAAKQTTVGKILSGTVNALSAIRRVHDIIAVGIDVYGKINNQLPAEAIHSAECGVVFVNSIPQMLETAQNLTTCITYVNPDKPDFEFTHPEEDRYWNTGADPPEIPHENVVDGDDDDTDYPELDDYEDHR; via the coding sequence ATGATTGGAAAAGCATTGCTTCTGCTGGGCTGTGTGCTGCTCTTCGCTTTTGGTGAAGCCCACCAGGAACTGGAGACTCTGCTGCAGAAGCAACAGGTGGACTTGCAGTTGTCTGGCGAGGAAGTGGCTGCTCTGCGTCCACTGTACCTAGAGTTCCAGGCGCAGTACAACTATCTGTACAGCTTGAGGCTCCAGAGCGGCGATGGAAGTGATCAGAATCCCACGGAGGAGCCTGAACTGGATACCAACTATGTACGGGCATTTGAAGACTTTCGCAACAAGTTCTCCATTTACTTGGATGAGAAGCCTCGAGTGGTGTATGACACAAAATTGCCCACTGTCGACGAGATCATGGGAAAGCCCAGTCCCGACTTCACTCCAGATCAGAGGGCGGAATTCGAGGATCTCAGGGAGATTATTCAGGATGTGATTGACGAGGCACAGTTCGGCATTGACGACTTGGTGGAGAGGGCCATCCAACTGGAGACGAATCTGCTGAAGCTGAACAAACCAAAGATCGTGACCGCAGCCATTGCGGGATTGGGATACATGTGGAACTACTGGGGCCGCGGAAGTCAGGCCGCCTACTGCAGTTACTCGCTGGTCCCAGAGTTCCAGATAGGTCTGCAGGCCATTAACGATGGCGTTGATTGCTACTCCCGCACCATGGCCTTGGTAATGCGCATTCAGAATGAAACAGTGGCCGCTGTGAAGGAGGTTAAACGCAATGTTAGTAGTCTTGTGAAGATTTACAAGAAGATTGCCGCCAAGCAGACCACCGTGGGCAAAATCCTGTCGGGTACAGTGAACGCTCTCAGTGCGATCCGCCGGGTGCACGACATAATCGCTGTCGGAATCGATGTCTACGGCAAAATCAACAACCAGTTGCCGGCGGAGGCCATCCACTCTGCGGAGTGTGGAGTGGTGTTCGTCAACAGCATTCCCCAAATGTTGGAAACTGCCCAGAATCTGACCACTTGCATTACCTACGTGAATCCGGATAAGCCCGACTTCGAATTCACGCATCCCGAAGAGGATCGCTACTGGAACACTGGCGCTGATCCTCCGGAAATACCCCATGAAAACGTGGTGGACGGTGATGACGATGATACGGACTATCCGGAGTTGGACGACTATGAGGATCACAGATAA
- the LOC6728954 gene encoding uncharacterized protein LOC6728954, which translates to MTIVWVSLLLLQSLFCVHGRFQRIWGQNGPLYESTKQLIASQSSSAARIWNITQQALDHKLEYLQEAKDSLDGHQQVVSGRLEMFFGSQYSDEWRACSKKYELQVAHFNRELVDKYSICRNSLDHIMDHFQEEIVLEANLLSKASPEINELSNTCRIWQLKQSGFNHAGVLLCTVAGIGRINQRMVSSLELCDAILLEMSLEDLDTPSCLFYHHLKMDFDELFTQIESCAMN; encoded by the exons ATGACAATAGTCTGGGTGTCACTGCTTTTACTTCAGTCGCTATTTTGT GTGCATGGCCGCTTCCAAAGAATTTGGGGACAAAATGGACCACTCTATGAGTCCACAAAGCAGCTTATAGCCAGCCAAAGCTCCAGTGCTGCCAGGATCTGGAACATCACCCAACAGGCCCTCGATCACAAGTTGGAGTATCTTCAAGAAGCCAAGGACTCACTGGATGGCCATCAGCAAGTGGTTAGTGGACGCTTGGAGATGTTTTTTGGAAGCCAGTACAGCGATGAGTGGCGGGCATGCTCAAAGAAATACGAACTCCAGGTGGCACACTTCAATCGAGAGCTGGTGGACAAGTACAGCATCTGCCGGAATTCTCTGGACCACATCATGGATCATTTTCAGGAGGAGATCGTGCTGGAGGCTAATTTGCTGAGTAAGGCTTCGCCGGAGATCAATGAGTTGTCAAACACCTGCAGAATCTGGCAGCTTAAGCAGTCTGGTTTCAATCACGCCGGAGTTTTACTGTGCACTGTCGCTGGAATCGGGAGGATCAATCAGCGGATGGTCAGCAGTCTGGAGCTTTGCGATGCAATTCTGCTGGAGATGTCCTTGGAAGACCTGGACACACCAAGTTGCCTCTTCTACCATCATCTGAAGATGGATTTCGATGAGCTCTTTACGCAGATTGAGTCGTGTGCGATGAACTAG